Genomic segment of Flavobacteriales bacterium:
AAATCACTAATTCGCAACAATCAAACATATCAGAATACAAATTGAAAGTGCTTCAAACCAATAAAAAATATGGAGTGCCACCTTCGGCATTTCAGCCCAATACCGAAAATCTGTTACAAACCAACGATGCTCGTGTATTATCGGCTATTTCCGAAAGTGGCTACATTCAATTTGTGCAAAGTACTATGATTCCCGAAACAGGTGTGCCGGGTCTTATGCACAGTTTTTTAAATTTAGAAAATGGCCAAATTGAGTCTGAATATATTACCCATGACACACTCGAATTTGCCTATCCGTCTATTGCCTATGCAGGAAGTCTTGAAAATCCGCACGCCTCAGTTATTACTTTTTCGCACACTTCTGAGTTCGACTTTTGCGGAACTTCGGCCATTTTTCATAATCGAGTTGCTGGAAACGAAGCATTATTTAGTCCAATTGTGGTTATAAAACAAGGCGATATTGCGGTGGACAGACTTACAGATAGTTTGGAGAGATGGGGCGATTATACCGGCATTCAAACCAGATACAATCAACCGGGAGTGGTTTGGATGAGTGGTTCGTATGGCAAAAAATTGGGAACAAATATCCGAGGATTTAACAGTGCCTGGATAGGGGCTGTAAAAGTGGATAACCAATTAAACACAATTTCTTCATCCACCGATTTGTTGGTTTATCCGAACCCTGTTTTGCAGTCGGCCACATTTCAGTTTATGGCTTTAAGTGCAGAGAAAATGACCTTTGATTTGTATGATGCCATGGGCAAACATGTGGATGTTTTGTTAGAGCAAGAAGTAAAAATAGGCATCAACCAATTTACCTTTGATACAGCACATCTAACCGCCGGAGCTTATTTTGTATATGTCCTAAATAGCCAAAACAAGAAAGTCTTTTCACAGAAAATTTTGGTGTTGTAAAATACTGCGTGCAACTTTTTTAATTTTTCAGCCGTCTCTAATCAAACAAAAGTTGATTGAACGTATGAAAAAAATTTTAAACTTAGTTTTCCTTACCTTTTCTATTTGTACTCAAAACGATATTGCTGCACAAGATTGCCGTGTTATGTTTTGGCCAACCACCGAAAATATCATTGGTTGTGATTCTACCTTGTTGACTTTTCAAATTTACCCTTCGGGACTGGAATTGTCGGATATTCAACAATACGTTTGGGATTTTGGGAATGGCGACAGCATAGTTGGCAGTTCAGCTGATTCCCGTTTTTGGTATGGGGCTGAAAACAACCATGTGATTCATTTTGTAAAACATAAACCGGGTAAATTTAGACCTTCTCTAAGTATTGCAACAAAAAGTGGTTGTGCTTATACTTATGTTTCTTTTTATGAATTTGAGAATATTGTAATTGATGGAAAAATAGTTAATGTGCCAAACAAAAACATTGCTGACTCTGCAGGCTGGCTTAGCCTCTCGTTTGACAAACCTTTGAGTCAAGATTGCCAATATCGATGGAATTTTGGGGATGCTTATTCACTCGATAATATAGATTCTACAAACAGAGCCAATCTGATGCACAAATACAAATCTACCGGCCCCAAAAAAGTGTTGTTGGATGTGTCAAAGGCACAGTGTTTTAAGCAATATACCGACACATTTTTAGTTTTAGGGCCTGTGGCAAAGCTGAGTATTGAACAAAACAAATATCAATACGGTGGGGGGCAAAGGGCTTATTTTTTGGATAAATCCATTTTTTACCAAAACGACTATTTAACAGAAGATGAGGATTCTATTAACTTAATTAATGGACGAAAAGCCTATGTATTTAAAAACGAATCTGGAGTTTTTGAGGCCGCCACATCCTCCCAACACTTAAAAAATAGAACCAATGATGGCCGGGTGCATCGGCTGTGGTATTTTAACGATGATTATTCCGAGCAATGCACCACTTCTACGGCAAAAAATAAAAACGTGGGTAAAAATTGTAATTTTAGTGAGGACTTAGATGCCACGCACATGTACCCCGATTGGGACAGCATTTATGTTACCGATTTCTATGCAAAGAATTTCGCCTTTGAGAAAATTTCGGTGTTCAACGGAAATTGTCAAATTACGATGGTGGACACCAATCAGCTTGTTGAACATAAAAGTTGGTTTCAGCAAAATATTCGCCACGATTTTTATCCTGAGTTATTGCTTTTAGATACTGTTTCAAAACGAATTTCAAAAGATACAGGACATATTTTTTCTCAATCCATCCAAAACGGATATTTACAATTATTAAGCCCCGTTGCCTATCAGCTGCCAGACGAACTCGTTTTTAATTTTAGCTTAAATACAGGCGGACAATCTTATTTTGCTGTTTGTCAAGATTCTAATATTTCCAACAATTTTTTTGACTTTAGAAACAAAAATATTTGCCGTTTTTTTGAAAATAACGGCTCATTGCCCTTTGATGTTGATTTAGTTGAAACCACAGATCGATTTTCTTTAAAATATTCCTTTTCGGATTATAAAAATCATTCATCTCCGCTCAAAATTCCGGTTACGGTGGGTATTATTATTGGCATGGGTCAATTGGATTCTATGGGAATTCCGGCAGTTTTGGATACGTTCTGGTATCATAACTTTTTTGAAATTAGTTTTTTTGATTTCGATGTTTACCCTGTGGGTGGCAAAAATAACTCAAACTACTATTGCAAAAAGGACGACGTATTCTTAAAACTAACGAATCAGAATCACAGTAAACAGATAGAAGAGTTAACTTGGAAATTTGTAATAAATGAATCGGAGCTTTTGCAAACCGAAAAATTTTATTACAACCAACCCTATTTGGGACCCAAAATGGGTAGAAACGACAGTGCAGTGGCCTACAACGGCGAAAATTGGCTTTGCAATTTTGTGGATAGAACCATCCAGACGGACATTGATGGCGAGGTTTTTCGTGATACCATAGTTACCTCCATTATCAAAGATTTTTACTATACATTTCAAATTAACCCCCAAATTAATCTAACCCAAAATATTGAATTGAAACAATTGTATAACATCGTAAAGACTAACGATTTTGAATCTTACAATGGCATTTTCAACTGCATCGATACCACTTTGTCAAACCTAATATCAGCAGAATTAAAAACCTACGAAAACCACGACCCACTTGTTTTTACAGCAGGGAACAAACGATACCGATATACCGATGAAACCAAGAGTAAATCAATTGAAGTGGCCGAAATATTGCATTTTCGCGATTCAAGTATTGCAGGATACGATAGTCTGTTTGACGGAAATTCGACTATGGCCAATCTATGGAAACCTGATTTAACCTTTGCTCACAGGGAATTTAAAAACCGAAATTGGGACACCGTTCATGACCGTAGCAATTCTATAATTTATTCCACTTTTATTTTGAAAGATAAAAATCAGCACTATCGGGTATTTCAGGATACCATAGTGACAGGATTTATCAATTCCTATCGAATCATTGATAATGTTATTTGTTCTGGCTCCGAAATGTTTGTGTTTGATTCGATAAGATATTTTCAAAATTCCAGCATTACTTTTCCAGATGATTATCCAGCTGACCCAAGAAAATTTTGGGATGATGGTCGGCGATATGTTTCAAACAAAGAGATAAAACTGGTTGATTGGGGCGAAACAGATACTTTGGAGTTTCAACGAAACTTGAGAATGTTTCATACCTATAATGAACCCGGTATTTATATGATTACAACCGTGGCCATAGACTCTTTAGGCTGCATGGATACAGCGGTGATGAAGATAGAAGTTATAGGCCTAGATAGTAGTGATTTTGAATTAAAAGACAGTCTTGTAGGAGAAAATTGTGCTCATTTTCTAACACTAAAAGGCAAAAGTAAAATTATACAAACCGATAATTTTGATAGCCTAACACGCCCAGTTTGGGAAATTAAATATGATAATCATACTCAATTTAAAGATACAGCTGAGATTCTAAACAAAGTATTTGTAATGAATGGTGAGTATGAAATTTTGATGACCCCACGGTCATTAAAATATGGATGTAATGTAGAGAACATATCGAAAAAAGTAAAATTAGAGGGTATTAATCCTCAATTTCAACCTGCGGATAATAGGGTTAGTATCTTTGATAGTTTCTACATGGACATTCATGAAAATCTTGAAATTATCTGTTATAATTTTGGACTTTCAAACGCAGATACTTCCAAATTCTTTTGGGATGATGGAACTTTTGATTTCGTTGAGGAACATGATTTAATAACAAAAAAATACACAGACACTGGGGTTTATCATCCGTATTTAGAGACAAAATATCAATTGGATGGGAGAACATGCCGCCGGGTTTATCCAGATTCTTCGTTGCCACTAAGTGAAAGAATTGAAGCAACAGTGGTGATTACGAAAAATTTGAATGTCGATGTAGTTGAAAATAGAAACATGAACATTTATCCAAATCCGGCCAGTGAGTCGTATGTTTATGTAAAATTAAGTGGGGTTAATTCATCGAAAATAACCACCATTAAATTGCTTGATATTTCGGGTAAAGAAATAAAATTAAACGATACAGTGGAAGAGGCAGAGCGTATCAAAATGAATATATCTGACTTAAAATCAGGCATATATGTGCTTTTGATTTCTGCTGGCGGCGAAGTCTTTCGACAAAAAATAACTATTTTGTAATCCCTACCTCGGTGTAACGAAATTGAGTCCCAAAGTAACTTGCACTGTATTGTTACGTTGGTCAAACTTAAATTCTTGACCTTTAATTGTTACCGAATCTCCAAGTTTGCCGAGGCTGGTTTCGTATTTGCAGTCGATGTTTATTTTGCCAATGTTAAAACCAAAACCGAGTTGCCAAGCCCAAGACCCTCCATTAAGAACCGTTTTGAACTCTTTGAACAAAAACTCGTTGGTGCCCACGTTGTTTTCGAGCATTTTAGTATAGACAGGACCCGTCAACAATCTAAAACGTTTTATGGGTGCATACCCAAATAGCAATGGAATATCGAATCGATTTTGTTTCAACGTTAAAATACTGTCGTAATTTGGGCTGCTCAGTTTCATTTTAGTTTTGTAGTTGCTGGCCAAAACCTCGGGCTGAAACACAACTTTTGAAACTTTAAATCGGGTAAAAATTCCCCACGGAACCGCCACATCGGCTTCATGCGTAGCATAGTTAAAATCAACACCACCCTGACTAAAGGTTTCATTAATAATTGATTCTCCGTAGTTGGCTCCAACTTTTACACCAAAAGCATTAAAGGTTTGTGAAAAAACGGAAGTTGAATACAGGGAAACCAAGAGAATTAAAGCACTTTTTATTATTTTCATAACACAATTTTAACGGACATTCACACAATTAAATTTTACCAAATCAAAATACGGAATAAACAGAAAGTACCAAGTTTCTGCCCGGAGCTGTTATGCCAGAGCTGTATGGCCTATATCTTTTATTCATTATATTTTCTAAACCAATGTTGGCTTTTAATGATTTATTAATTTTGAAAGAAGTCTTTAGGTTGAGTGTGCACCATGCCGGTGCATAAGGATTTCCGTTTGCATCTCTTGCATACAAATAGGCTTTTCCTTGTTCGGTGGGTGCCAGTTTCTCAAAGGCGAGTTCGGTGTTATAATTTGCATAAGCCGAAATCATAATTTTATTCTTTTTGTAGTTTAAAGAGGTGTTCCCGAAGTTTGGTGTAACGTGCCTAATGGACATGTTGTCTGAGGTTTTGCCACTTATATAGTTGAAGTTTGATTTCAACTCAAAAAAAGAATTAATACTCCACTGTATCTGGGTTTCGATGCCATGTATAAAACCTCTACTGGAGTTTACCAACGATTGTGTGCGAAGCATGGAGCCATTAAACAGAAGACTATCAACACCGTTCAAACTAAAATCATCACGGACAATTAAGTTGTCAACTAAGGTGTAGTATCCGTTTATCATCCATTGCACTTTTCCGCCCAAATTGGTAAACAAACCCATTTCATAATTGTATGAATATTCGGGTTTT
This window contains:
- a CDS encoding T9SS type A sorting domain-containing protein, giving the protein MKKILNLVFLTFSICTQNDIAAQDCRVMFWPTTENIIGCDSTLLTFQIYPSGLELSDIQQYVWDFGNGDSIVGSSADSRFWYGAENNHVIHFVKHKPGKFRPSLSIATKSGCAYTYVSFYEFENIVIDGKIVNVPNKNIADSAGWLSLSFDKPLSQDCQYRWNFGDAYSLDNIDSTNRANLMHKYKSTGPKKVLLDVSKAQCFKQYTDTFLVLGPVAKLSIEQNKYQYGGGQRAYFLDKSIFYQNDYLTEDEDSINLINGRKAYVFKNESGVFEAATSSQHLKNRTNDGRVHRLWYFNDDYSEQCTTSTAKNKNVGKNCNFSEDLDATHMYPDWDSIYVTDFYAKNFAFEKISVFNGNCQITMVDTNQLVEHKSWFQQNIRHDFYPELLLLDTVSKRISKDTGHIFSQSIQNGYLQLLSPVAYQLPDELVFNFSLNTGGQSYFAVCQDSNISNNFFDFRNKNICRFFENNGSLPFDVDLVETTDRFSLKYSFSDYKNHSSPLKIPVTVGIIIGMGQLDSMGIPAVLDTFWYHNFFEISFFDFDVYPVGGKNNSNYYCKKDDVFLKLTNQNHSKQIEELTWKFVINESELLQTEKFYYNQPYLGPKMGRNDSAVAYNGENWLCNFVDRTIQTDIDGEVFRDTIVTSIIKDFYYTFQINPQINLTQNIELKQLYNIVKTNDFESYNGIFNCIDTTLSNLISAELKTYENHDPLVFTAGNKRYRYTDETKSKSIEVAEILHFRDSSIAGYDSLFDGNSTMANLWKPDLTFAHREFKNRNWDTVHDRSNSIIYSTFILKDKNQHYRVFQDTIVTGFINSYRIIDNVICSGSEMFVFDSIRYFQNSSITFPDDYPADPRKFWDDGRRYVSNKEIKLVDWGETDTLEFQRNLRMFHTYNEPGIYMITTVAIDSLGCMDTAVMKIEVIGLDSSDFELKDSLVGENCAHFLTLKGKSKIIQTDNFDSLTRPVWEIKYDNHTQFKDTAEILNKVFVMNGEYEILMTPRSLKYGCNVENISKKVKLEGINPQFQPADNRVSIFDSFYMDIHENLEIICYNFGLSNADTSKFFWDDGTFDFVEEHDLITKKYTDTGVYHPYLETKYQLDGRTCRRVYPDSSLPLSERIEATVVITKNLNVDVVENRNMNIYPNPASESYVYVKLSGVNSSKITTIKLLDISGKEIKLNDTVEEAERIKMNISDLKSGIYVLLISAGGEVFRQKITIL
- a CDS encoding outer membrane beta-barrel protein; translation: MKIIKSALILLVSLYSTSVFSQTFNAFGVKVGANYGESIINETFSQGGVDFNYATHEADVAVPWGIFTRFKVSKVVFQPEVLASNYKTKMKLSSPNYDSILTLKQNRFDIPLLFGYAPIKRFRLLTGPVYTKMLENNVGTNEFLFKEFKTVLNGGSWAWQLGFGFNIGKINIDCKYETSLGKLGDSVTIKGQEFKFDQRNNTVQVTLGLNFVTPR